One genomic segment of Fischerella sp. PCC 9605 includes these proteins:
- a CDS encoding mechanosensitive ion channel family protein: MRERRGRSQSMCKRQWWNRTNLLRRFVVYSIATLILLIGSEIFIPTVLGQLPSLPASTGTQPLPFGVERRGTLEATGVRLDGKELFKIASPAVFDRSEPSSQIPVEVRARQVEANLEQLIVDSGLSEEAMLDPKTMQVLIETLNRQPVLFVTDANLAEPKVLLTVTDADAQYYSISKEKLANRWQRIVESELRQALELRQPEALKLQISEVVRILIATVLLTVLLIGAWVFWGWRRQQLEEQQAAEMLSAQTEVVPGVEATDTEPRLGLFQGLHHYLGLQRRLQIVKFLRWLMFWAIAFVWVIGIAYSLKAFPQTRQLANRAIAIPIVILIAWFLTGLINRLIDLSIDRFIQNWEQDQSLSEANLQRIATIVNALKRLKMFLIYAASILWVLQWLELAPGSILALGALVTLAVSFTAQSLVKDLVNGFLILLEDQFRIGDYVKINTTSGFVENLNLRITQIRNDDGNLITLPNNLITQVENMSRSWARADFRIEVAYNTDVDRALAVVRETVDRMAQDPQWQSWILDTRELFGVEQVSHTGITIRIWIKTAPLKQWMTARELRRRLKIAFDRNNIEIGIPQVVSLEKVYGIPNDIENSKEIE; encoded by the coding sequence GTGCGAGAGCGCAGAGGGCGATCGCAAAGTATGTGCAAACGTCAATGGTGGAATAGAACAAATTTGCTACGCCGATTCGTTGTGTACAGCATCGCAACTCTAATATTGCTAATAGGTAGCGAGATATTTATCCCTACTGTCCTGGGACAGTTGCCATCCTTGCCTGCTTCAACCGGGACGCAACCACTTCCTTTTGGGGTAGAACGGCGAGGCACATTGGAAGCCACTGGGGTGCGCCTGGACGGGAAAGAACTATTTAAGATAGCGTCTCCTGCAGTTTTTGATCGCAGCGAACCCAGTAGCCAGATCCCAGTCGAAGTACGCGCCAGACAGGTGGAAGCCAATCTTGAACAACTGATTGTAGACAGTGGGTTGTCGGAGGAGGCGATGCTTGATCCAAAAACGATGCAGGTTTTGATCGAGACGCTGAATAGGCAGCCGGTTCTATTTGTCACTGATGCAAACCTGGCGGAACCAAAGGTATTGCTGACGGTGACAGACGCAGATGCCCAATATTATTCAATCAGCAAGGAAAAGTTGGCAAACCGATGGCAGAGGATTGTGGAGAGTGAACTGCGGCAAGCACTAGAACTGCGGCAACCGGAAGCATTGAAGTTGCAAATCTCTGAAGTGGTCAGGATTTTGATTGCAACAGTGCTGTTAACGGTGTTATTAATTGGAGCCTGGGTATTTTGGGGATGGCGCAGACAGCAGCTTGAGGAACAACAGGCAGCAGAGATGCTCTCCGCTCAAACCGAGGTTGTACCTGGGGTTGAGGCAACTGACACAGAGCCTCGTCTGGGACTGTTTCAGGGGTTACATCACTATTTGGGGTTACAGCGACGACTTCAGATTGTCAAGTTTTTGCGATGGTTAATGTTTTGGGCGATCGCCTTTGTCTGGGTAATTGGGATCGCCTATAGTCTCAAAGCCTTTCCCCAAACACGCCAGCTTGCTAACAGAGCGATCGCAATCCCGATTGTGATTCTGATTGCCTGGTTCTTAACCGGGTTAATTAACCGCCTAATTGATCTTAGCATCGATCGCTTCATCCAGAATTGGGAGCAAGACCAATCCTTAAGCGAAGCGAATCTCCAACGGATTGCCACGATCGTCAACGCTCTCAAAAGGCTAAAAATGTTTCTGATTTATGCCGCGAGTATCCTCTGGGTACTCCAGTGGCTTGAATTAGCGCCAGGATCGATCCTGGCGTTGGGTGCATTGGTAACACTGGCGGTTTCGTTTACCGCACAAAGCCTAGTCAAAGATCTGGTCAATGGGTTCCTAATTTTACTAGAAGACCAGTTTCGGATTGGAGATTACGTCAAGATTAACACCACTTCTGGATTTGTGGAAAACCTGAATTTGCGTATCACTCAGATCCGTAATGACGATGGTAATTTGATTACCCTGCCCAACAATTTAATTACCCAAGTGGAAAATATGTCACGGAGTTGGGCACGGGCAGATTTTCGCATTGAAGTCGCTTACAATACCGATGTTGACCGTGCCCTCGCCGTTGTTCGAGAAACCGTCGATCGCATGGCACAAGATCCACAGTGGCAATCATGGATTCTGGATACCCGAGAACTGTTTGGAGTTGAGCAGGTTTCCCATACCGGAATCACGATCCGGATCTGGATTAAAACAGCTCCGCTCAAACAGTGGATGACAGCACGGGAATTGCGTCGTCGTCTCAAAATTGCCTTCGATCGCAACAACATTGAGATTGGCATACCCCAGGTAGTTTCGCTGGAAAAAGTTTATGGTATACCCAACGACATTGAAAACTCAAAAGAGATTGAGTAG
- a CDS encoding YihY/virulence factor BrkB family protein, protein MIRYIRSTILPSKPAQLLIQTGLKWNQDNCSGMAAALSYYALFSLFPILLVILSVIGSLIEPNTEAFQYIKEVVQRYLPPEVHDLVKATVTTLNQNSTGAGIIGFGLLLSSGSTVFAVLRSAVNKIWRSNTPGSESESIRRTVLSFVLNQLLAFLLVLGTALLLLTSLISNIAIKTILNLVATFRETFSFIQVDELLLSKGLQVGSSFLILALAVCILFKILPSVYVGWRDVWLGALLTALLLMGLQQLVSNSIITIGSHFLSYGVIGSVMILLLWIYLTCEIFFVGCEFSYVYTHLFGSRRCRTVNHSHSLEQ, encoded by the coding sequence ATGATTCGATATATTCGGTCTACCATCCTGCCCTCAAAACCGGCTCAACTCCTCATCCAGACAGGGCTGAAGTGGAATCAAGATAATTGCTCCGGTATGGCAGCGGCTTTGTCGTACTACGCTTTGTTCTCATTGTTTCCGATTCTATTAGTCATCCTGAGCGTTATCGGTTCGCTGATTGAACCCAATACTGAAGCGTTTCAATACATCAAAGAAGTAGTACAAAGGTATCTGCCTCCAGAAGTTCACGATCTGGTCAAAGCAACTGTCACTACCCTCAACCAAAATAGTACCGGAGCCGGAATCATTGGATTTGGCTTGCTCTTATCTTCAGGTAGTACAGTCTTCGCCGTTCTGAGGAGTGCAGTCAATAAAATTTGGCGATCGAATACTCCAGGATCTGAATCAGAATCAATTCGTAGGACGGTGCTTTCCTTTGTTTTGAACCAACTTTTGGCTTTTCTGTTAGTGCTTGGGACTGCCTTATTGCTACTGACTTCATTAATCTCAAATATTGCCATCAAGACTATTCTAAATTTGGTCGCAACCTTTCGAGAAACCTTCTCCTTCATCCAGGTTGACGAACTACTATTAAGCAAAGGGCTTCAGGTCGGTTCATCTTTTTTGATTCTGGCTCTGGCTGTCTGCATTTTGTTCAAGATTTTGCCGTCCGTTTATGTCGGTTGGCGTGATGTCTGGTTGGGTGCTCTACTAACTGCTTTGTTGCTGATGGGATTGCAACAATTAGTTAGCAATAGCATCATTACGATCGGTAGCCATTTCCTCTCCTATGGCGTGATTGGAAGTGTCATGATTCTGTTGCTGTGGATTTATCTAACGTGCGAAATCTTCTTTGTTGGCTGCGAGTTTTCCTACGTTTATACTCATCTTTTCGGTAGCCGTCGTTGCAGAACTGTGAACCACTCCCATAGCCTGGAGCAATAA
- a CDS encoding cupin domain-containing protein produces MTTTVISLSTPAIQLADIIDYSQGRVQRQTLLEDTNCRYILLSLPAGAQLAEHSAPRNATVNVIEGQGVLILEGKEIRLKPGVFVFMPATARHALNAETNLTVLLTLSERAADSN; encoded by the coding sequence ATGACTACAACAGTGATATCTTTAAGCACCCCTGCAATTCAGCTAGCAGATATTATCGACTATTCCCAGGGTCGAGTCCAACGCCAGACCTTGCTAGAAGATACAAACTGTCGATACATTCTGTTATCCCTGCCAGCAGGAGCGCAGCTTGCAGAACATAGCGCTCCCCGAAATGCCACGGTCAATGTGATTGAAGGACAGGGTGTGTTGATTTTGGAAGGCAAGGAAATTCGGCTAAAACCTGGAGTATTTGTGTTCATGCCTGCCACTGCACGCCATGCGCTCAACGCAGAGACGAATCTCACGGTTTTGTTAACGCTCTCTGAACGAGCAGCTGATTCCAATTGA
- a CDS encoding purple acid phosphatase family protein: MTVIYPEAEKRTVIDNLQIIRGPYLQQGTESSITIRWATNAPTQGKVWYGTVPDRLCLEQQETTITSDHIVKLSGLTKDTKYYYAVGTIAGVQAGGTEDYFFVTAPSQDQVSLGVRPMRIWVLGDAGRGNDLAAAVQDGYLKFTQTRHTDLWLMLGDNAYDTGTYEEYQRGIFDMYPQLLRSSVLWTAIGNHDGGCANSQLQTGPYYELFTLPTRGEAGGVPSSTAAYYSFDYGNIHFICLDSYGSDRSVAGKMFTWLADDATSSRQDWKVAFWHHPPYTKGSHDSDTEIELIEMRERALPILEEAGVDIVLCGHSHSYERSYLIDGHYGNSDSFNEQMKKNGGSGREDESQQYQKPLLASHAGTVYIVAGTSALADCVSPHPAMYTSLSIPGSLVLDAYGKRLDVKFIDCHGEIKDYFTIQKYSDGF, encoded by the coding sequence ATGACGGTAATTTATCCTGAAGCAGAAAAAAGAACTGTCATTGATAATCTACAAATTATTAGGGGCCCGTATCTACAACAAGGCACTGAGTCTAGCATAACTATCCGCTGGGCTACTAATGCTCCTACCCAAGGCAAGGTATGGTACGGTACAGTTCCTGACAGACTGTGTTTAGAACAACAAGAGACAACGATTACGTCTGACCATATAGTCAAACTCAGCGGACTAACGAAAGACACGAAGTATTACTACGCGGTTGGAACAATAGCAGGAGTACAAGCAGGCGGAACTGAAGATTACTTTTTCGTCACTGCACCATCGCAAGACCAGGTATCTCTTGGAGTCAGACCAATGCGGATCTGGGTTTTAGGGGACGCGGGACGTGGAAACGATCTGGCAGCAGCTGTGCAAGATGGGTATCTGAAATTTACACAAACGCGCCATACCGATCTGTGGCTGATGCTTGGCGATAATGCTTATGATACTGGTACTTATGAGGAGTATCAGCGAGGGATATTTGACATGTATCCCCAACTTCTACGCAGCAGTGTTCTTTGGACTGCGATCGGCAATCATGATGGTGGGTGCGCTAATTCCCAGTTGCAAACAGGGCCATATTATGAACTGTTCACTCTACCAACTCGTGGGGAAGCAGGTGGTGTGCCGTCATCAACCGCAGCATATTACTCATTTGACTATGGCAACATCCACTTTATCTGTCTTGACTCCTATGGGAGCGATCGCTCTGTTGCAGGGAAAATGTTTACCTGGCTAGCAGATGATGCAACTTCATCTCGTCAAGATTGGAAAGTCGCTTTTTGGCATCATCCTCCATACACAAAGGGGTCACACGATTCAGATACCGAGATTGAGTTAATTGAAATGAGAGAACGTGCCCTTCCCATTTTGGAAGAGGCGGGTGTAGACATTGTGCTATGCGGTCACAGCCACTCCTATGAGCGTTCCTATCTGATTGACGGGCATTATGGAAACTCGGACTCCTTTAATGAACAGATGAAAAAAAATGGAGGAAGTGGACGAGAGGACGAGTCGCAACAGTATCAAAAACCTCTTTTAGCTTCCCATGCGGGGACAGTGTATATCGTTGCAGGAACCTCTGCTCTGGCAGATTGCGTATCTCCGCATCCGGCGATGTATACCTCACTCAGTATTCCTGGGTCGCTTGTATTGGATGCATACGGCAAAAGGCTTGATGTCAAATTTATTGATTGTCATGGGGAGATAAAAGATTACTTCACTATCCAAAAGTATAGCGATGGATTCTGA
- a CDS encoding pentapeptide repeat-containing protein, which yields MKNIILIGLTNWLGRSQKSVLLFDSIAAASEIAFMLGGEWDGCNGAIVSKCDEVAINTAASLMETTWCYQGAWVAVLNRLTTDELLRRYAIGERNFSNANLRCSKLCSLLLSEVNLSWAKLNFANLSGANLSKANLTAADFQDANLSDTNLSQSRLVRANLVSANLSRADLKGADLSHACLSNANLNQADLRGANLEQADLKGADLSEALFV from the coding sequence ATGAAAAACATTATATTAATTGGTTTGACTAATTGGTTAGGACGCTCTCAAAAATCTGTTTTGCTATTTGACTCAATTGCTGCCGCTAGTGAAATTGCTTTTATGTTGGGCGGTGAGTGGGATGGCTGCAATGGTGCGATCGTATCTAAATGTGACGAGGTAGCTATTAACACTGCTGCTAGTCTTATGGAAACTACATGGTGTTATCAAGGCGCTTGGGTTGCTGTTTTAAATAGATTAACAACTGATGAACTTCTGCGTCGTTACGCAATCGGAGAAAGGAATTTTAGCAATGCTAATTTAAGGTGTAGCAAGCTCTGTTCGCTTTTGTTGAGTGAAGTTAATTTAAGTTGGGCAAAACTGAATTTCGCTAATCTGAGCGGAGCTAACCTAAGCAAGGCAAACTTAACAGCGGCAGATTTTCAAGATGCTAATTTAAGCGATACTAACTTGAGTCAATCACGGTTGGTTAGGGCTAACTTGGTATCAGCAAATCTGTCGCGGGCAGATTTAAAAGGTGCTGATTTGAGTCATGCTTGCTTAAGTAATGCTAATTTGAATCAAGCAGATTTAAGAGGTGCAAATTTGGAGCAGGCGGACTTAAAAGGTGCTGATTTGAGTGAAGCGCTTTTTGTTTAG
- a CDS encoding DUF4912 domain-containing protein, protein MAKERPPLDEMTLRQLRKVASEYGVSRYSRMRKSQLLAAILEVERSKLSLSQSRSMEAQETVEAAKFELGQEDRTGGILTDVDEGLGDLPDGYGDSRIVLMPRDPQWAYTYWDVPNEHKEELRRQGGQQLALRIYDVTDINLEFQSPHSIQEYPCDELAREWYLPIPVSDRDYVIDIGYRCADGRWLVLARSAPVHVPPVYPSDWIEDIFISVNFEEDLRGKTFYELVPPAKKAAAAANGNAIYDQIFGMAESAEAMRVAGSLFGSMQHVPGSVTPEQAISSYVFPSGVGMWAVPTASGLTMSGVGMSGVGFSASAVPMRPRKFWLIADAELIVYGATEPDATVTIGGRPIKLNPDGTFRFQMSFQDGLIDYPIMAVAADGEQTRSIHMKFNRETPSRNTNTKEEAVLEWLG, encoded by the coding sequence ATGGCAAAAGAACGCCCACCACTAGATGAGATGACATTGCGGCAACTACGCAAAGTTGCCAGCGAATATGGTGTCTCTCGTTATAGTCGAATGCGTAAATCGCAACTGCTGGCAGCAATACTAGAAGTCGAGCGCAGCAAACTTTCTCTTAGCCAATCTCGCTCAATGGAGGCACAGGAAACCGTGGAAGCAGCAAAATTTGAATTAGGCCAAGAAGACCGTACAGGCGGAATCCTAACAGATGTAGATGAAGGACTGGGCGACTTACCTGATGGTTATGGTGACAGCCGCATTGTCCTGATGCCCCGCGATCCGCAGTGGGCTTACACCTATTGGGATGTTCCCAATGAGCATAAAGAAGAACTGCGCAGGCAAGGTGGACAACAGCTAGCATTGCGGATTTACGACGTTACCGACATTAACCTAGAGTTCCAAAGTCCCCACAGCATCCAGGAATATCCTTGTGATGAACTGGCGCGGGAATGGTATTTGCCAATTCCAGTGAGCGATCGCGATTATGTCATCGACATCGGCTATCGTTGTGCTGATGGTCGTTGGCTGGTATTAGCTCGTTCTGCTCCCGTACACGTTCCTCCCGTCTATCCATCTGACTGGATTGAGGACATCTTCATCAGCGTGAACTTTGAAGAAGATTTGCGCGGTAAGACATTCTACGAGCTCGTTCCTCCTGCCAAGAAAGCTGCTGCGGCTGCAAATGGCAACGCCATTTACGACCAAATCTTTGGTATGGCGGAATCTGCCGAAGCAATGCGGGTTGCAGGTTCTCTGTTTGGATCTATGCAGCACGTTCCTGGTTCAGTTACTCCCGAACAAGCCATCAGTTCCTATGTCTTCCCCTCTGGCGTAGGAATGTGGGCAGTTCCAACCGCATCTGGTTTAACCATGTCCGGTGTCGGCATGTCTGGCGTTGGCTTCTCTGCTTCCGCTGTACCCATGCGTCCGCGCAAGTTCTGGTTAATTGCCGATGCTGAGTTAATTGTCTACGGTGCAACTGAACCTGATGCTACCGTAACAATTGGCGGTCGTCCGATTAAGTTAAATCCAGATGGGACATTCCGCTTCCAGATGTCCTTCCAGGATGGCTTGATTGACTACCCCATCATGGCTGTTGCTGCTGATGGTGAGCAAACCCGCTCAATTCACATGAAGTTTAATCGCGAAACTCCATCACGCAATACCAACACCAAAGAAGAAGCTGTTTTAGAATGGCTCGGTTAA